One genomic region from Kamptonema formosum PCC 6407 encodes:
- a CDS encoding ABC transporter ATP-binding protein, which yields MFQTALNQGTTVAETGFDVELRKVFKVFNGETAVRGVDLDIRQGEFFSILGPSGCGKTTTLRLMAGFETPSAGDVMIRGQSMTNTPPYRRPVNTVFQSYALFGHMSVWENIAFGLRIKRQGKAEVEEGVREALRLVKMESFANRFPSQLSGGQQQRVALARALVNRPAVLLLDEPLGALDLKLRKQMQVELSNLHQDLGLTFVMVTHDQEEAMSLSDRIAVMHEGRIEQIGSPEEIYECPQTAFVADFIGDTNLFPGRVEASDRSTLTIRTKSNLKIVVQQSDMWSGGTGESAVVSVRPEKVYLNLYQPDVSVNCFEGRLKHTMYMGTHVHYVVELVSGDRITVRQPNTGGSFPDAHTPIYAYWGTTDCLALSDQR from the coding sequence ATGTTTCAGACTGCACTCAACCAAGGTACAACAGTAGCGGAAACTGGATTCGACGTTGAACTCCGCAAAGTGTTCAAAGTGTTTAACGGCGAGACGGCAGTGCGAGGAGTTGACCTCGATATCCGTCAGGGAGAGTTTTTCAGTATTCTGGGGCCTTCTGGCTGCGGTAAAACTACGACGCTGCGGTTAATGGCTGGATTTGAGACTCCTTCGGCTGGGGACGTGATGATTCGGGGTCAGTCGATGACTAATACTCCTCCCTACCGCCGCCCAGTAAATACGGTGTTTCAAAGTTATGCTCTATTTGGCCACATGAGCGTCTGGGAAAATATTGCTTTTGGGTTGCGGATTAAGCGACAGGGAAAAGCTGAGGTTGAGGAAGGGGTGCGAGAAGCCTTGAGGCTGGTGAAAATGGAATCTTTTGCTAACCGCTTCCCCAGTCAACTTTCAGGAGGTCAACAGCAGCGGGTAGCTTTGGCAAGGGCCCTTGTCAATCGCCCAGCAGTGTTGTTGTTAGATGAACCACTAGGAGCTCTAGATTTGAAGTTGCGAAAGCAGATGCAGGTAGAGTTGTCTAATTTGCATCAAGACTTGGGCTTAACTTTTGTGATGGTAACGCATGACCAGGAAGAGGCAATGAGCCTTTCCGATCGCATCGCAGTGATGCACGAGGGTCGGATCGAACAAATTGGTTCTCCAGAGGAAATTTACGAGTGTCCTCAGACGGCCTTTGTGGCAGATTTTATTGGGGATACGAATTTATTTCCGGGGAGAGTAGAAGCAAGCGATCGCTCAACTCTGACTATTCGGACTAAGAGTAACCTGAAAATAGTCGTGCAGCAATCCGATATGTGGAGTGGGGGGACGGGAGAATCAGCAGTGGTAAGCGTGCGCCCTGAGAAAGTATATCTAAATCTTTATCAGCCTGATGTCTCGGTAAATTGCTTTGAGGGGCGGCTGAAACACACAATGTATATGGGGACTCACGTTCACTACGTAGTCGAGTTGGTTTCTGGCGATCGCATCACAGTCCGTCAACCAAATACAGGCGGCTCGTTTCCCGATGCTCACACACCCATCTATGCTTATTGGGGAACCACCGATTGCCTTGCTTTAAGCGATCAAAGGTAA